One Terriglobales bacterium genomic window, GCATCCGGCTTCGAGAAGTCCGGGCTGAGCAACAAAGTGTAGGCAAAATTTTCTGGTGGCGCTTCCATCGCAAGCTTCGGCGAAGCGTGGAAGGTTGGATCGGGCCTTAAGGTCATGCTGGTTCCTCCCTGTTTTGTTCGACGCCATGGAAGAGATCGTCTACAGCACAGCTCCAGCGAAAGAGCGCGAGCTTTTGAGGTTGGCAGCCGCCGTAACAGGTGAGCTAAGGCTGCCCAGTTGGCAGATTGCGGTTTCCGCCGCAGCGATATGCGAGGTAATCAGTTGGTTGACAACAACTCCATGCGTCAGCGGACCCATGTGACCTGCTCCGCTGATAATACTTAGCCGGGCGGCAGGAAGCAATTTTCTCAGCGTCTCTGCAATCATGCGCGTAGGCTTGGGTGCATGCTCTCCCCGCATAATTAGCACAGGAATAGTCAAGCGGGCGTAGGCGCTAAGCTGGGTTGGCTCTTCGATAAGGGCGCGAAAATCAAGAGGCGCCTTGCAAACCCAGCGAATGAGTGCCGCTTGCACGGACGGCCGCAATGCTGCCCATGCGCCTTCTCCGCCCCAATACTCGACGAAAGCGGCCACGGCGCGGGCATAGTCACCGGCAATTACCCCCTCTCCGGTTTCGCGAGCAATCCGTAGGATTTCTGCGAGTGCTGCGCCGCCTTTATCCCCCAAAGCCTTGAGCAGATGAAAGGCAGAAGGCTCATAGAGCGCAAGGCTGGCAATACGCTCTGGCCGCGCCAGTGCCACGTGAAGGGCCACGCCACCGCCGTAGGAGTGACCAACAATATGGACCTGCCCCCGGCACCGATCGACAAGATCGATGGTCCTTGCTGCCTCGTCGGCTAGCGTGAACGCATGCGTGCCGGTCCAGGGGCCTGTGCGCTCGCAGCCGTAGTGCTCCGGAGCAAATAGTGTGTAAGCGGGGCCGAGGGTTTCGCCGAGCTGCCGCCACTGCCCGGCCCCTGCGCCCGAACAGTGCAAAGCGATGACCGGCGCAAAGTCTGCGTTCTGCGTGGGCATGAGTTCCTCCGATCCATTCCGCTCCGGCACAATGCCGATAGCCAATATCGTGAGGCTGCAGAGCGTGCGCGGGACGATTTGGCATCGCCTGTCTCGCCGCGGCGCGATCGTGCGCTCACAAGATGGAGGATGGACCCTCACAGGCGTGGAGTCCTTGAACCGGGTTTGAAGAATTCTTGAAAAGCCCTTGATTATTGGGCAATTGCTCTTTGAGCTCAGCTTTCTAGAAATCGCGTGACTTCGTCGAGAAAGCGGGCCCATGCCGGTTCTTGCTCGAGGATCAGGTGGTTGCCCCCATCCAACGCCACGAAGCGCGAGCCGGATATACCGGCTGCCATGCGTCGCCCCTCCTCGAAAGGTTGCACCGCATCGTTACGGCAGTGCAGGACCAATGTCGGCGCACGAACGCTAGGGAGCAGTCCTGTCACATCGATGTCGTCGAGAGCGATCCGAATGCGCGCAGCATTTTCAGGTGTTGTTGTTGTCCGCTGTAGCTCATTAAACCAACGCGCCTGCTCTAATGTCGCTCCCGGAATGAAGCGGGATGTGAAGAGCTGGCGATACGCCGGATTCTCCTGGCCCCATCCCTCGCGTATAAGGGTAACGATTGCATCAGCCTGCGCGATCTCCGACTGCTGTCCACGCTTGCGCCGGCCGCGGGCATAGCCTCCATAGAGAATAAGGCGTGTGACACGCTCGGGATGGCGTACAGCATAGGCTACGGAGACGGCACACCCCTGGGAAATACCCAGGAGAGGGAACTTCTTCAATCCGACCGTGTCAATAACTGTCTCAAGATCGTTCACAAACGCATCCAAGGAAATATCGCACACATCCCAATCGGACAGGCCGTTGCCGCGTTCGTCGTATCGAACAAGCCGGTACCTGCTGGCCAACGAGCGCAGCAAATGGCTCCAAATAGGACACTGCCAATCGTACTCTAAATGGTTGAGCCAATTCGCTGTCTTGACGAGTGGAGGTCCATTGCCAACTGCGGTGTAGGCGATGCGAACTCCGTCGGACGTGGTACAGAATTGAATCTCCTGGCGCAGTTCTCCAGCAGCTGCCTTGGCGTCATCGGCCAAAGCCCGCGGCGATACCTTTTTTCCCTCTTCGACCTCACCGATGAAGCGAAACCCTTTGCGGGCAATCGTTTTGATTAAGGTTTGGCTGGCGCCGGTGTCGCCGATCGCGCGCCGGGCCGCATTGATACGGCTGGTGAGCGTCGATTCGGAAACGACGCGCCCTTCCCAGATGGCGTCTAGCAGGTCATCCTTACTGACCACCCGATCACGGTTGCGGATCAAGTAGACAAGCAGATCGAAGACCTGCGGCCCGATTTCGATCAACTTGGCGCCGCACCGCAACTCGCGACGATCAATGTCGATCGAATATCCACTGAACTGGAATATCACAGCAGCCCTCCCCAACCGGCGCGATGCCCGGCGTTGTCGGAGAATCAAAAATATTTCAAGGATAAATCAGGCCCATGTCAAAGCCTTTCGCGCGGGGCTTCCGGCACCATCGGATGCAATAACTCCGCTCGATAGGTGCCATCATGACCAACACCGCGCCTGCACAATTCTTGAACCACGGCAAGACCGGCGTGCCGTCGCTGCTACGCTTCCCCATCCTGGCGTTGACGCTGGCAGCGCTGTTCTGGTCAGGCAGCTTTGTCGTCGGTCGCGCACTGCGCGACGACGTCAACCCCGTAGCACTGACCTTCTTCCGCTGGCTCATCTCACTTCTCGTCTTCGCCCCCTTCGTCTGGCGCGAAATTGCGAGCCACGCGCATGTGGCGTTTCGCGAATGGAGGCTGATTGCCGGCCTTGGCGCAACCGGGATTGCCTTATTCCATCCCCTCGTGTACCTGGCCCTGCAGCACACGCCGGCAACCAACGCCCTATTGACCTTCTCGCTCTCACCGGTCGTCATTCTTCTCGGCGCCAGCCTTGCCGGTTGGAAACGGCCGACGGCATGGGAATCCACCGGCGTGCTACTATCGATGGCCGGGGCTGCCATTCTCATCACGCGCGGGGATCTGGGCGTGCTTAGGTCGACAGGCTTCAACACCGGCGATCTGTGGATGCTCGTTGCCGTTGCCGTATGGGCTGGCTATTCGCTACTACTTCGCCGTCGCCCTGCGGATCTACCGCAAATGGTGACGCTCGTGTTCAGCATTGCCGTTGCGCTGCCAATGTTGCTGCCGTTTATGCTGGTTGCTGCATCAGGAAATCAGCTCCACCTGTCGTTTCCGGTGCTGATTGGAACCTTCTATATCGCTATCTTCGGCTCGGTGATCGGC contains:
- a CDS encoding alpha/beta hydrolase is translated as MPTQNADFAPVIALHCSGAGAGQWRQLGETLGPAYTLFAPEHYGCERTGPWTGTHAFTLADEAARTIDLVDRCRGQVHIVGHSYGGGVALHVALARPERIASLALYEPSAFHLLKALGDKGGAALAEILRIARETGEGVIAGDYARAVAAFVEYWGGEGAWAALRPSVQAALIRWVCKAPLDFRALIEEPTQLSAYARLTIPVLIMRGEHAPKPTRMIAETLRKLLPAARLSIISGAGHMGPLTHGVVVNQLITSHIAAAETAICQLGSLSSPVTAAANLKSSRSFAGAVL
- a CDS encoding alpha/beta fold hydrolase, whose protein sequence is MIFQFSGYSIDIDRRELRCGAKLIEIGPQVFDLLVYLIRNRDRVVSKDDLLDAIWEGRVVSESTLTSRINAARRAIGDTGASQTLIKTIARKGFRFIGEVEEGKKVSPRALADDAKAAAGELRQEIQFCTTSDGVRIAYTAVGNGPPLVKTANWLNHLEYDWQCPIWSHLLRSLASRYRLVRYDERGNGLSDWDVCDISLDAFVNDLETVIDTVGLKKFPLLGISQGCAVSVAYAVRHPERVTRLILYGGYARGRRKRGQQSEIAQADAIVTLIREGWGQENPAYRQLFTSRFIPGATLEQARWFNELQRTTTTPENAARIRIALDDIDVTGLLPSVRAPTLVLHCRNDAVQPFEEGRRMAAGISGSRFVALDGGNHLILEQEPAWARFLDEVTRFLES
- a CDS encoding DMT family transporter: MTNTAPAQFLNHGKTGVPSLLRFPILALTLAALFWSGSFVVGRALRDDVNPVALTFFRWLISLLVFAPFVWREIASHAHVAFREWRLIAGLGATGIALFHPLVYLALQHTPATNALLTFSLSPVVILLGASLAGWKRPTAWESTGVLLSMAGAAILITRGDLGVLRSTGFNTGDLWMLVAVAVWAGYSLLLRRRPADLPQMVTLVFSIAVALPMLLPFMLVAASGNQLHLSFPVLIGTFYIAIFGSVIGFLFWSYGVTDIGPARAGQFVHLMPVFGAALAFVFLGEPLSLPQVLGAGFVLFGIVLIETMREA